Proteins encoded in a region of the Perca fluviatilis chromosome 8, GENO_Pfluv_1.0, whole genome shotgun sequence genome:
- the idh3a gene encoding isocitrate dehydrogenase [NAD] subunit alpha, mitochondrial isoform X1, producing the protein MAGKAWRSSILNLLRQWGLSLNGKDKIKAQEVSRVVGALKKETPQPRTFMRGIQTVTLIPGDGIGPEISTAVMEIFDAAKAPIQWEERNVTAIQGPGGKWMIPPDAKESMDRNKIGLKGPLKTPIAAGHPSMNLLLRKTFDLYANVRPCVSIEGYKTPYTDVNLVTIRENTEGEYSGIEHLIVDGVVQSIKLITEQASQRIAEYAFEYARNNQRASVTAVHKANIMRMSDGLFLRKCREAAEKHKDVKFTEMYLDTVCLNMVQDPTQFDVLVMPNLYGDILSDLCAGLIGGLGVTPSGNIGANGVAIFESVHGTAPDIAGKDMANPTALLLSAVMMLRHMGLHGHAKKIETACFDIIRDKKVLTKDLGGNSKCSEFTKAICQRVRDLD; encoded by the exons ATGGCAGGGAAGGCGTGGAGGTCATCG ATTCTTAATCTACTAAGACAGTGGGGTTTGTCGCTCAATGGCAAGGATAAAATCAAGGCTCAGGAA GTGTCACGGGTGGTTGGAGCTTTGAAGAAAGAGACTCCACAACCCAGGACGTTCATGCGTGGG ATTCAAACTGTTACTTTAATCCCTGGTGATGGAATTGGTCCAGAGATCTCCACTGCTGTCATGGAGATATTTGATGCAGCTAAA GCACCTATTCAGTGGGAGGAGAGAAATGTTACAGCGATCCAAGGACCTGGTGGCAAGTGGATGATCCCTCCTGATGCCAAAGAATCGATGGACAGGAACAAAATTGGCTTAAAAG GTCCTTTGAAGACACCAATAGCAGCCGGCCATCCCTCTATGAACCTGCTGCTGAGGAAAACCTTTGACCTCTATGCCAATGTGCGCCCCTGTGTGTCCATTGAGGGCTACAAGACCCCCTACACTGATGTGAACCTGGTCACCATCAGGGAGAACACTGAGGGAGAATACAGTGGGATTGAACATTTG ATTGTTGATGGAGTTGTACAGAGTATTAAGCTCATTACAGAGCAAGCCAGCCAACGCATTGCAGAATATGCTTTTGAATATGCCAGAAATAATCAGAGGGCCAGTGTTACTGCTGTTCATAAGGCCAATATTAT GCGCATGTCTGATGGGCTTTTCCTACGAAAATGCAGAGAGGCTGCTGAAAAGCACAAAGATGTGAAATTCACTGAAATGTACTTGGATACTGTGTGCCTTAAT ATGGTACAGGATCCCACTCAGTTTGATGTATTAGTGATGCCAAATTTGTATGGAGACATCTTAAG TGATCTTTGTGCAGGACTAATTGGAGGTCTTGGAGTGACTCCTAGTGGAAACATTGGCGCCAATGGTGTTGCCATATTTGAGTCG GTTCATGGAACTGCCCCAGATATAGCAGGAAAAGACATGGCCAACCCCACTGCCTTGCTGCTCAGTGCAGTCATGATGCTGCGGCACATGGGCCTGCATGGCCACGCCAAGAAGATTGAAACTGCCTGCTTTGACATCATTCGAGACAAAAAG GTTCTAACAAAAGACCTGGGAGGAAACTCAAAGTGCTCAGAATTCACAAAAGCAATATGTCAACGAGTGCGGGATCTGGACTAA
- the idh3a gene encoding isocitrate dehydrogenase [NAD] subunit alpha, mitochondrial isoform X2 gives MAGKAWRSSVSRVVGALKKETPQPRTFMRGIQTVTLIPGDGIGPEISTAVMEIFDAAKAPIQWEERNVTAIQGPGGKWMIPPDAKESMDRNKIGLKGPLKTPIAAGHPSMNLLLRKTFDLYANVRPCVSIEGYKTPYTDVNLVTIRENTEGEYSGIEHLIVDGVVQSIKLITEQASQRIAEYAFEYARNNQRASVTAVHKANIMRMSDGLFLRKCREAAEKHKDVKFTEMYLDTVCLNMVQDPTQFDVLVMPNLYGDILSDLCAGLIGGLGVTPSGNIGANGVAIFESVHGTAPDIAGKDMANPTALLLSAVMMLRHMGLHGHAKKIETACFDIIRDKKVLTKDLGGNSKCSEFTKAICQRVRDLD, from the exons ATGGCAGGGAAGGCGTGGAGGTCATCG GTGTCACGGGTGGTTGGAGCTTTGAAGAAAGAGACTCCACAACCCAGGACGTTCATGCGTGGG ATTCAAACTGTTACTTTAATCCCTGGTGATGGAATTGGTCCAGAGATCTCCACTGCTGTCATGGAGATATTTGATGCAGCTAAA GCACCTATTCAGTGGGAGGAGAGAAATGTTACAGCGATCCAAGGACCTGGTGGCAAGTGGATGATCCCTCCTGATGCCAAAGAATCGATGGACAGGAACAAAATTGGCTTAAAAG GTCCTTTGAAGACACCAATAGCAGCCGGCCATCCCTCTATGAACCTGCTGCTGAGGAAAACCTTTGACCTCTATGCCAATGTGCGCCCCTGTGTGTCCATTGAGGGCTACAAGACCCCCTACACTGATGTGAACCTGGTCACCATCAGGGAGAACACTGAGGGAGAATACAGTGGGATTGAACATTTG ATTGTTGATGGAGTTGTACAGAGTATTAAGCTCATTACAGAGCAAGCCAGCCAACGCATTGCAGAATATGCTTTTGAATATGCCAGAAATAATCAGAGGGCCAGTGTTACTGCTGTTCATAAGGCCAATATTAT GCGCATGTCTGATGGGCTTTTCCTACGAAAATGCAGAGAGGCTGCTGAAAAGCACAAAGATGTGAAATTCACTGAAATGTACTTGGATACTGTGTGCCTTAAT ATGGTACAGGATCCCACTCAGTTTGATGTATTAGTGATGCCAAATTTGTATGGAGACATCTTAAG TGATCTTTGTGCAGGACTAATTGGAGGTCTTGGAGTGACTCCTAGTGGAAACATTGGCGCCAATGGTGTTGCCATATTTGAGTCG GTTCATGGAACTGCCCCAGATATAGCAGGAAAAGACATGGCCAACCCCACTGCCTTGCTGCTCAGTGCAGTCATGATGCTGCGGCACATGGGCCTGCATGGCCACGCCAAGAAGATTGAAACTGCCTGCTTTGACATCATTCGAGACAAAAAG GTTCTAACAAAAGACCTGGGAGGAAACTCAAAGTGCTCAGAATTCACAAAAGCAATATGTCAACGAGTGCGGGATCTGGACTAA